From the genome of Paracidovorax avenae:
GCTCGATCTGCGCACGCTTGCCCTTCAGGACCCGTTCAATGTTGTCGATCACCCGCTGCGCCAGCGCCGCCTCTTCTTTGCCCTGCATGCTTTTTTCCGCCCCTTGTTGACGGCCGCGATTCTAGGGGCGCGGCGGACCGGCGGGAGCCAAGTCTCTACACTGCGGCCGACACGCTGCCTCCGCCCCTCACGCAACGATGCCTCACCCCACGCCCCGGCGCAGTCATGCGCGTCCCGTCTCCGCCCTGCCCTCGCGCCTGCTGCGCTTCCACAAGCCCTACGGCGTGCTGAGCCAGTTCACGCCCGAGGGCCGCTGGCGCGGGCTGAAGGATTTCATCGACCTGCCGGGCGTGTACGTGGCGGGTCGGCTGGATGCCGACAGCGAAGGCCTGCTGCTGCTGACCGACGACGGCGGGCTGCAGGCGCGCATCGCCGATCCGCGGTTCAAGATGGAGAAGACCTACTGGGTGCAGGTGGAGGGCGTGCCGGATGCGGCGGCCCTGCAGGCGCTGGAGCGCGGGGTGCAGCTGAACGACGGCCCGACGCTGCCGGCGCGCGCCCGGCGCCTGGATGCGCCGCCGCCCGTGGGCGAACGCGAGCCGCCGATCCGCGTGCGGCAGCACATTCCGGACACCTGGATCGAGCTGGTGATCCGCGAAGGCCGCAACCGGCAGGTGCGTCGCATGACGGCGGCGGTGGGGCATCCCACGCTGCGGCTGGTGCGCGCGGCGATCGGCCCCTTCGCGCTCGACGGGCTGGCACCCGGCACCTGGGCAGAGGCGGAGATTCCGGCGGCGCTGGCGGCCCGGCGGCCCGGCACCCACCGGACGTGACGCCGGGCGGCTGCGGCCCACGGCAACCCGGGCGATGGCCGCGCAGGCGGCTCCGCAGGAGAGACAATCGCGGCCATTCCACCGCGCAACCGCCGCGGCAACGCCACCCGCAAAGGACGCACATGGCACCAGGCCCCTCTTCGCCCGCAGAACCCCGCCGCACGCCCGCGGAGCGCACCGGAACACTGCCGGCGATGGAGGAATGGTCGCTGGTGCCGATCGATGGCGCTCAGGAGGCCATGCCCCCCGCGGCGGCCCTCGCGCCCGGATCCGCGCCCGCACCGTCACGCGCTTCGTCGCTGGCCACTGCGGCAGCCGCCCCTACGGTCAGGACCGTGCCCCGCGCTGCCGGGATGCCGTCGCGCCCATCCCGCGGCGCGCGCGACTGGCCCTGGACCTGGCTGGTGCTGGCCGGCGGCGTGGCCTTGCTGGCCGGCCTGCTCGCCTGGAAGTCGGTCCACGACCGGGCACGGGCCGCCGAGCGTGCGGCGCGGCTGGAGGCGGATGCCCGGGCCGCGCACATCGCGCAGGCGGGGCAGGCGCAGGACACGGACGCGCGCATCGACGCGATCCACGGTGCCTGGCTGCGCGGCCAGGGCGCGGCGGAACTGCCCGCGGTACGGGCCATGGCGCAGGGCGGCAACACCCGGGCCATGGTGCTGCTGGGCACCATGCTGTCCGAAGCGCACGGCATTCCGAAGGACCGCCCGGAGGCGGTGCGCTGGCTGGCGCAGGCGGCGGACAGTGGCTCCGCGCTCGCGGCGGTGCGGCTGGGGGCGATGTACGAGCGCGGTGGGGACAACGAGCCGCGCCAGCTGTCGGCCGCGGAGAACTGGTACCTGCGCGCTGCGCGCCAGGGCGATGCCGCCGGGCTCTACAGCCTGGGCACGCTGTATGCGCGCGGCGGCGACACCGTGGTGCAGCGGCCCATCACCGCCTGCATGCTGATGGAGC
Proteins encoded in this window:
- a CDS encoding pseudouridine synthase, whose product is MPHPTPRRSHARPVSALPSRLLRFHKPYGVLSQFTPEGRWRGLKDFIDLPGVYVAGRLDADSEGLLLLTDDGGLQARIADPRFKMEKTYWVQVEGVPDAAALQALERGVQLNDGPTLPARARRLDAPPPVGEREPPIRVRQHIPDTWIELVIREGRNRQVRRMTAAVGHPTLRLVRAAIGPFALDGLAPGTWAEAEIPAALAARRPGTHRT
- a CDS encoding tetratricopeptide repeat protein translates to MAPGPSSPAEPRRTPAERTGTLPAMEEWSLVPIDGAQEAMPPAAALAPGSAPAPSRASSLATAAAAPTVRTVPRAAGMPSRPSRGARDWPWTWLVLAGGVALLAGLLAWKSVHDRARAAERAARLEADARAAHIAQAGQAQDTDARIDAIHGAWLRGQGAAELPAVRAMAQGGNTRAMVLLGTMLSEAHGIPKDRPEAVRWLAQAADSGSALAAVRLGAMYERGGDNEPRQLSAAENWYLRAARQGDAAGLYSLGTLYARGGDTVVQRPITACMLMELAARAHAASGRDDVLLPAGHSALAARAAQMRLAGALGAQDAAEAQRRADAWKPGQPLDL